tctaacagtccgcttaggccttgcattatgaggagtagcattcttatTAAAGTCCTACgataaatcattctcttgtgatcaacaatctagattgaacaaagacaagaaaggggaagaagaagaagtgtacaacttactgagatagacgttgctatttcacgcttcgaccgaagatcatcttgagaagaaatgttattgctcgacatgacgacaagagggtaggatcaaaacctctctgcacgatgaaactgactcaggaatggaagaaatatttgcgtggatcatatatttggattattgaagatatatatatcaggcgatagtcatatagtcactggaaccctaggcttcaaagatcgataccgaagacgcggaggaaaataacacactggggactgaacatcacggtcaAAAGATAGGCCacacggccttgtacacgtcatgaattctcggccgtgtgttacttctcatgaaaatcgacaagtcatgatgaatttggatatatggacattggtccatggaccatgtcatggattagaagaaatcgacgttaacaaaatgttcatcattcagaagaaaagtctaattaaagtaaagtcgtttaaacattcagaagaaagatatccactatgaagactaaaagggaatgctctaacgtctaaagaagatggaagtaaaactactcgtcggactcatccgaattgtcagcttcatcatcactgtccttctcggaatcatcttcttcagagtcactgtcagaatcattggtgaagtccggtggacggaagataacatcatcatctgaatccgagttatcttctgctgcagcttcaacttcaattttcttcattgtcctctgatgctctctttcatatcgatcaggcttaatgtaacgctcggatggttcccatgtgatctctccttcagaaacatcagcatcagaataagaaggcaccccatccaagaattgacgcttctcctcaaccctctgtctcttacgccgggtgcgatctttttcacattgacgggcatcctccttttgtcttcagctcttttcttttcgagttcagcaaaagagactcttcgctcacccaaaggaATATTAGGCTTcaccccttcctgggtaaccctagcctttgatttctctacaggagcgtcggaatcctcatcagaagagccagaggaagaagaggaataccagtaatcgtaattgctgttattgttggtcgacattttctggaaccggaagatcaaagattactaccatgtaaacaaaccaacatcagcaaaaaatggtaactcttaactcttaccttttatacttccactaacaatagtgatagtaatgctagagttaacacctcaaaatcgttcgtctcttcgagaactgcaaaaaacgaacgaagctttattaatttcgaaactgatttttcataaaatcacaaacacaattttcataatgtgaacattcacacaactgacctatgaagttcataacaataaaatatttcatcataaatataatgtctatcttcgaaggttcctcaaaacccacgtttctgatttttcgaaaaacagcaaattaatgcaacattgcttacataaattctcaagaattttatctaatgaaaacaaattcatgaaaataaaatataccatcatattttacataatatatgtcacggatacatatatataaaaaaaattattttttccttcgtatcgtcgttatttgtctttaaaacgaaggtttatttcaaaaaatattgtgaaatctcacatctcatacatataataaagttttgtatttacatgaaagctcataagcaaaattttatcactggacacaagttcatcatacatattttccttcgtgtcatcgttatttgtctttaaaacgaaggattattccgatttcatgaaaattcacttcttttaagataaaaccttggtacacatgaaagctcataaactaagttttatcactgaacctaggttcatatactaaaaaaaatctctcctaaatcatggattatagttagtttacaaaactaacgatcgaacgaacatacgttttcaaaaacgagggtttttcataaaactcacactaatatacacacatgtatataacttcatcatgatcaaaatatgaacaactcatgaaggtaataacatctaaaaaaaatcgacgcttacctggtcggcgccggccggtcAGTGATCGAACGGCGGCGGACAGTGGAGCGCCGACGAATTTTTTCCTCCTGCTGCTAGCTAaaggtggtggagaggtgatgaagcacTGATCGGTTgtggggaaaaaaagaaaaagaaaagtattaattccttttatatcaattttatttccaaaacctaattttctaaggatttccttattgggcccgacccgcaaatcctaaccgaccacggactcgtcgtccaaaccagcggttcaacacccatttatgttcatcaaaagacgctccaatcatgacattgaagccttcatcaagtcgtggtttgctcatgctctttaaatccggtaacgtctcaacttacgacttagttcaattactggtattattaattatggccggaaaatcaccatttaatgctgaccgaggaacacagctttcctcaataagcaggggacttaatgtagatggtagattttcgacaaaggctaaattcgtaaactcataattatacgaagctctgattcagcaatcagacgtgagcatcgagacacaggtctctcatcgaattctcaacggagagtactttctctcagagtacatgtagatatgtagtctcacaactggacaacggtatatctcatgaatactgaatactttcagtgattatttctatatagcgtcacgagatggacggcttctagacagcttgctctgctagtatagagcgataatgtcttcaggaacaaacaacaagtttaccctgactatataaaggatatgacttaccggcaagctcgtatcaggataattaatgctcctagacatcttgctctgctagtatagagccacaaagttaattattcctaattacaatcgctcctattccatggtcaaatccacgactggtcccatggaatgacaataacaattattctgattctatgatcgaatccacagcttgatctcatagaatagcaataactatattatctcattactccgatttcatgatcgaatccaaaactggtctcataaatggtaatagataaaccttaattactctgattctatggtcgaatctacgatcccatggaatggtaatgctcactttattattctgaattagtagtcgaatcctcagctgatcctatgaattaataataaacatcttattactcagttttgtgaattattctccactgaattccataattagtaataaataataaataaccgggcgtctgagctacctctaagtaagccccgattcaaatggtgaaggtgtattcaacgatgatacactaacagtcaccgcacgaacgagtatttcaaaaatacaacgaaacgatgaacctatgcaaaatagagaagaaaataataaataattaaaaatattgaccagggtgctgggagcacggacacacgaccgaccgaccgtgtcatggtcaatcccatgccagttttatatttttaatgcatttttattattttccatgatttgatgaatattctctcattttatcaaatctccttcatctTGAGGAAActtctcggtttcatggtacttccataaatccataaaaaataatataaaattaaggaaaggagtgtggggcgtgaccgttgtccaaccagccatgccttgttcccaaccggccccacaccccacggttccttcttattttattattatttttctaatttcatgaaaaaactccttgatttcatggtattttgcacaaatcatcaaataataataataaaataaaataaattatgaaaacttgtgggaccaggccttggccggccggccatgccatagccggtcccacacggccctttgttttattattttattattagttttccttgaattcatcaaattccttgatttcatggtatttctctcaaattaggaaaaattccctcgaatcatcaaaaatacctaaaaaatattaaaaaattatgaaaaactcgtgggaccgggccctagccggccgaccatgccttccacggtcccacacgcccctgttttattcttttaatatttttttgctttcttgaactcatgaaaactccttcaattcatggaaactcccaaaattcatcaaatttctcaaaattcatgaatttttcataaaatcatcaaaatattataaaagtaaggaaaaggcaccacgggaccgtggtcacgaccgaccgaccatgccttgaccacgacggtcccacgcctcctcattccttattttataattatttttcatcatctcatggtgttttcctcagtttcgtcgaaaccctaattttggcatattttctcgaatggatgctcaattgcacgccagaaaatatcaaaattctcaggactgagacacggacgccttggggacacgagcacgctatcttgaccaaccaagattggctatttggctcacggaagccggtcccatcaattttcacagttttgacctaatttgcacaattgctcgtattaggtccaaaactctcccaaacactttggattttcatgaagtgattgtcaggcggtcacgggacaacccagggacgtTTTCATgattccatggtcggtccctcacctcgtcataattaattaggctttctcacctaaggctcagacgagcattttcgaataaatgattaagccaacatttaatcattctttcaccaacaaatcgtcaactcttcaggagttcttcgtatttgctcacgtgagcatatggacactacatggttgatccacggtcccatgtaatcgctccctccttcgtctcatggttgaaattctgacgaaccatgaattgatcatcaattgatcaaattagggtttctgaatccaaggatcatcattccagattccaaccttaataattttacgacgacctcatggtcgttaattttattaattatgctcggttcaacgactagtattctaattaatatttttggtacgctgccaataatccatcagatgagtaacacatgctcagacgatcaaatattcaaaaattcatcacatgagaaacacttgctcagatgataaataattGCTCAaaacaaggaatattggttcaacaatcaatattcaacgattatcgaatgagcaatacttgctcacttcatcgtaagaactatacctctgtctcatgacatgttcaattcatgagtttcagaacatcatgttcaactcagcaactacatggactcatcgtcccatcaaaccacgaagtcatcaattgactaacaaaccacgagacgtcaatcgtgtcacttggggggatatcacttagggttttggtctggcggtctacggcacgtgtgttcaaacacacgatggaatgtgagcaagtcgtgcaatcatttgaaggaattcacgaggtagtgggtggaaaatcgaccaagtctccacacgttgagcaactggtttcaaacacgatctccacttccccactccttgattccgtcaactgtcacacttcatggaatcatggtgtctacaattccagcaatataaataagtctctgaatcatgattgaagcatcatcagcatcatcaatctcatgtctcatcgacaacacaagatcatcaactcatcaattgagcaactactctcaattgagcaatttcaatcatacagagcttatcatattcagaattcacacacccacaatctttgattaccattgatttcacacatttcccagcttccctcctacagatcaacccatcctctcttgtgaccgaattctcTGGAACGgtaattgtcttgatttaggccggagtactacagattgatctctcgaatctaaagcaccccctttgcagcggtgcatctgtgtgaggtttaacatttcgctcggttcgaggagtctcctccgtacagtcgtctcctcaattccttaaaaaccagcaaatcgtttttccccatttacaACTTGTATCTGAATTGGTGAATGAGTTAAATGTCAAAAGAAGAGGTGGAAATCTAGGGCTCAAAATTGACATAACTCAAGCTTATGATTCCCTCAGTTGGACATTCTTATTTCAAGTTATGAGAAAGTTTGGATTTTCTGAAAAAGGAATTACATGGTTACATACGCTGCTGAAGTCTGCAAGAATATATGTGCTCTTAAATAGTGGTCATGTAGGGTACTTTCAAGTAGGAAGAGGCCTCagacaaggtgatcctttgtCTCCATTATTCTTTGTGATAGATAAATATCTGTTGAGTAGAATAATAACAAGAATGATCCAATCAAGACAACTTCAACCTGTGATATCAAGGAATGGAGTCCAGCCATCACATATCTTTTTTGCATATGAAATTTTTATGTTCTGCAATGGAGATAAAAGAAATGTTAAAAAGCTCATCTCTGTTCTTAAAGACTATCAAGCTGCATCAGGTCAAGTTATCAGTCTTGCCAAAAGCAAATGCTTTGTTGGAGGAACAAGTGAGCTGAGAAAGCAACAAATAGAAAATGACTgcaacatacctctttcttcatTTCCTGATAAATATTTACGTGTTATGATAACACCAGGATGCATTAAAACCAATCATGTATGGAACTGTATGgagcaaatacaaaaaaatcgAACAGGATAGATGGGTAAGCTTCTATCTTTTCAAGAAAGATTAATACTGGTAAAGCATATACTCTGCAATATCCCCATATACAACATGTCAGTCTACAAATTGCCACAAAGAGTCTTGAAAGAATGTGAGCAAATTATAAGAAATTTCCTCTGGACTGGAGACCCTGCAACAAGAAAGACTATTACTTTAAAATGGTATAAGGTATGTTCTCCATATGAAGAAGGAGGTCTAGGTCTGAGGAGATTAAAAATCATAAATAAGTCTCTGCTTATGAAATGGATCTCAGAAAATGTAAAGAATCATTCAAGGTGGATTATGGGGAATGGTGAAAAAATTTCTGTATGGAGAGACACATGGATAAAAAAGAAGCCATTATGTGATCTGTACCCTGAAAATAGATATATGGCTCAATTCCCTGACTTGAAAGTTGGGAACTTAATACTGGAGGGAGAATGGGTAATCCCAAGTGAAATGCTAGAAATGATATCAGTTAATGAACTCCCTGTGATGAGTAAGGAAAATGACAGAAGAATATGATGTGGCACACTCACTGGAATCTTCACAGTGTCCTTTGTTGTAGAATGCATCAGAACAAAATATCCTAAACTCAATTGGCCAAAACAGGTATGGAACCATTCTATCCATCCTAGTGTTTCAAGTAATATATGGAAAATAAACTAGAAAATTCCAAATGGTTTCAAGATGTTATTTCTGTAAAAAAgctgaagaatctcttgagcaTGTACTGTGGAACTGCAACTATAGTGAAATCATATGGAGCTGGCTAGGAGGTATGTTTTGCTTTAAAAATCCTAAATCTTTTGAAGAAATACTTAACTCAGCAAAGCAAAGAAGCCCTGCAGTAAAAGAAATATGGAGAGTAGCAGCATTCATAACTCTCAAAGAATTGTGGTTTCAAAGGAACATGTGTGTGTATGATGAAGAATCTTTCAATGAACACAACATAAAGACAAGAATAATGAAATTCACTACAGAGAGTGAAGTAAGAATGAAGAACTATATGTGGAATACAACATATGACCTTCAAATACTGAAACACTTTGGGATGAAATACAGAAAGTTAAAATTTGTTGTTGTTAAAGAAATTTTTTTCAAGTTGCCACAAAGTAACCAACTTCTGCTATGTTGTGACGGGGCTTCAAGGGGGAATCCATGGATTGCAGGTTATGGAATAATTGCTAGAAATAATGCTGGAGATTGTGTAATAGCCATTGCAGGTGGATTGGGGATTGCAACAAATTTCTTTGCAGAGATCATGGCAGTCTTTTGTGCAGGTGAATGGGCAATTAAAAATGGGTTTAGCAGACTCCTCTTCAGATCAGATTCAAAAGCAGCAATAGCAGCTTTTAAAAATGCCAAAGTTCCATGGTTTGCAATACCCAGATGGGAGAAAATTTGTCAGAATGTCAGAGAATGGGATTTCATCCACAGTTACAGGGAGATATATTTTTTCAGCTGATGACTTGGAAAAAAAGGGTGCAAATCTACAGAGTGGTGAACAACATATATACACCAGTAAACCACCATTTCTAGTGAACTTAGAAGATGAATTGAAAACATATTATAGATTTGGATAGCACATGAGACATTGTATTTTTGTTGCTTTTTGTATCATCTTTTATGAAACTATGTTGTATTGTTTGAACAATTTTGGTTAtcaataaaatttattattaagcaaaaaaaataaatattgatgtcgcatttacgaaattcaaaagataaattttgtacttcgtaattcaatatccTTCTTTGACACTTCGATCATACTAATATGACCAAGGCTAATACTAGAGTAtcatatacatacatatatatatatatatatatatatatatatatataacatcgCTTGTTATGTTTCAATCCTAAATGACTTGAAAGTAACAATAGGAATGGAAACAACTTAAttcagtatcactaacctcaagtggaagaaggatgatgtcttcgttgtagtcgatatgtcttcacgttcttcaagtattcaaagtaatacttgtatgtctcaaaattcctagactttctagtctaacctaaacgaagttgactctagtaattttaatcaagcaactctaattgagttttgacactaaaatatgacaaccaaacttgacataacaacacttggtaggttcaaccgagcaattctctaacatatTTATTAATGAAAACTATCTTTAAATTAATTTTCAAATTGAAACTAATTTTACATTTCATTAAGTTCTaacatttaattaaaattaaccgCAGTTGCATCACATAATActtaaataaaattatatacctGCACATGAATCTTGTAGAATTGATAGCATTCATCATGCTTAAAACGTCTTCTTTTGTGTTCAATAAATTTGGTATGAGCTCTAATTTTAGTTCATTAGCTGACAACCCAGGATGATCCCCTTTTATCATCCACAAAATTTACACATACTTTCTCACTTCTTTATTGATGAAGCAATATCTTTCTTGAAGACActcattttttcttcttgaatTTGCATGAATTAACGTCATAACCCTTTGAAATATAGTGACCCATAAATTAAAATTCGCTAGATTGAAATCTCTATCGCTTGCAACTGATATCCAATATCGAACTagagaaacatcttcttctctAGTGAAGCGAGCACTAGCCACTTTGGTGTAGCGAACATTAGCcatgttgaaatgaatttgaagttgagatggcgtgagttgaaatgaatttgaagttgggCATTTATAGGAGATGAATTGCTGGTCGTTAGATGATGAACTGCTAAACGATGATCATACCGACGAGCGACAGCAAGACTAGCGCTGGCGTTATAATGACCAACGAGCGTTATTATGACCTTTGAGCGATGGACTttttgttagaacactgctcggtcgaactcgcaagcatttccatctcaatcttgtttatcaagtttagttgatcaaaactatatacttgatttttggtctacttatagttatatctcggattaggatagaatgtgtagttgagatttagacttcacggcgttcacaatttgaagacgaagatctactgaggagcttggaggaacttcatcaacaaaaggtatgtggtcactaaaacttatctatcactcagaagtttattctattctatcttctaatgagactaagtcgtatagctatatagacttttatattatacacatttgatatttcgagctgagtttatatcgcttatctatttctcgaaatatttgttggaagcttttttttaaactatgttcatcatattcttgacgagtttagttggagacattttatttgttggaaactaaatagtaagtcaaaagttgatcatgtgaaaattaccttgaattgtgtgagacggtcattttatgttaacttgggaagtttcgtattgatcatttgatcacttaaaaattacttgaagctaatggtatgtatgagattaccattgtcgtcttctaaggatgtttcaatgattgaaatgatagtttagaacaaTCACCCATGTCTGGatgcaacacggtatgcatacctagtatgcgaactgttttgtaatgattcaggtccgggaaccttgtttgtgtacctagtataTGAAAGGTTGTACCTGAGAAGGTCtgagaaccttgtttgcgtacctagtatgcgaatggttttacctgagttaggtccgggacggctgTTTGCGAACGGATTGAtatgccaaggtccggagctattGTTCGCGTACCGGGTTGGCGAACAcattggttaagttctaaaatcggttacgtatgattctcatacacatgaactaaaacatttatgaattaaggaatgcgatctttgcaaaccgtggcttaatgttcataaattgattcttatataagtactttgtatgatgagaatcaatccgattttgtttcaatttgttcatatatatttctatgagatagtgaacaattgaacaaatctatttgaaacacaattggattaatttgattatatttcatgattgattgatcatcatatttaatctagaagtgttagataaatatggttaagacaaaagtgttcatatggctaacttcggttaacagttattgggccaactcaatatacacgtttaggtacggttacccatatcgaaatgaaggtatattttatttgtgtgtaacaagctatgaatatctaacggtggagattgattgctttatttttaagcagacttagcttgaatcttaaatcaggatttcatctaacggtgaatattgaatgctttgttactaagctatcttagctttgattgatagcaaccctgatttgaaagactttataagggagaactctagcaaccggaaaacctaatctcgacactttctcgtgtcctagttgcaaactagagtcgattctcatttaacctaggtttttccaaaaccattataggttaacgacttgaaggcttcatttgggattcgtgaagccagattcaactattttctctgtagttgcatattctgatcttacttgttttatcgtattgagttttatcttctctaatatttactcgagatttatctccgatatgtaagatataaaaaataatcacaacagttgttcgtctcagactcttgtgattccgcaataactttttttgttaatcagctgggttattgtgaggtgactgatatttctaggcttctctttgggagtataagaccgg
This is a stretch of genomic DNA from Papaver somniferum cultivar HN1 chromosome 1, ASM357369v1, whole genome shotgun sequence. It encodes these proteins:
- the LOC113352141 gene encoding uncharacterized protein LOC113352141 gives rise to the protein MVSRCYFCKKAEESLEHVLWNCNYSEIIWSWLGGMFCFKNPKSFEEILNSAKQRSPAVKEIWRVAAFITLKELWFQRNMCVYDEESFNEHNIKTRIMKFTTESEVRMKNYMWNTTYDLQILKHFGMKYRKLKFVVVKEIFFKLPQSNQLLLCCDGASRGNPWIAGYGIIARNNAGDCVIAIAGGLGIATNFFAEIMAVFCAGEWAIKNGFSRLLFRSDSKAAIAAFKNAKVPWFAIPRWEKICQNVREWDFIHSYREIYFFS